The following coding sequences lie in one Euhalothece natronophila Z-M001 genomic window:
- a CDS encoding glycosyltransferase family 4 protein, with product MKKYSSNHICIVTHKVIKGDGQGRVNYEIVQEAIARGYQVTILASVVDSFLSQHSEVNWVKISVSNFPTELLRNFIFSWQSTRWLRQHHQKFDLIKVNGAITQFPGDVNAVHFVHSAWARSPYHTAKQHRNFYGLYQWLYTKLNAFWEKQAFHRAKSVIAVSHKVKEELSVLPPEKIKVIPNGVDLDEFSPGTEPRHVWQLPEKVPLALFVGDIRTSRKNLEMVLHALIPTEELHLAVVGDTQDSPYPKLATELGLEKRVHFLGYRQDIAQIMRATNFFVFPSRYEPFGLVVLEAMASGLPVITIKSVGAADLVTSDCGLVLSDSENISALTEALTTLSNNLNLRTRMGKAARTIAEQYSWKTMAQHYLDLFEKTTQ from the coding sequence ATGAAAAAATATAGTTCTAACCATATCTGCATTGTTACTCATAAAGTAATTAAAGGAGATGGCCAAGGAAGAGTAAATTATGAAATTGTCCAAGAAGCAATTGCCCGTGGTTATCAGGTCACTATTTTAGCTAGTGTTGTTGATTCTTTTCTAAGTCAGCACAGTGAAGTTAATTGGGTCAAAATTTCTGTTAGCAATTTCCCAACTGAATTGCTTCGCAATTTCATTTTTTCTTGGCAAAGTACCCGTTGGTTGCGTCAACATCATCAAAAATTTGATCTAATTAAGGTGAATGGGGCAATTACTCAGTTTCCTGGCGATGTGAATGCTGTTCACTTTGTCCATAGTGCTTGGGCGCGATCTCCCTATCACACTGCTAAACAGCATCGTAACTTTTACGGTTTATACCAATGGTTATATACAAAATTAAATGCTTTTTGGGAAAAACAAGCCTTTCACCGAGCCAAGTCAGTGATTGCTGTATCACACAAAGTAAAAGAAGAATTGAGCGTGCTTCCCCCTGAAAAAATTAAAGTCATTCCCAACGGCGTTGATCTTGATGAATTTTCACCTGGAACAGAACCACGTCATGTTTGGCAACTTCCAGAAAAGGTTCCTTTGGCTTTATTTGTAGGTGATATTCGCACCTCTCGCAAAAATCTTGAAATGGTCCTACATGCCCTTATCCCTACTGAGGAATTACATCTGGCTGTGGTAGGCGACACCCAAGACAGTCCTTATCCTAAATTAGCAACAGAATTGGGATTAGAAAAACGAGTGCATTTTCTTGGATATCGCCAAGATATTGCTCAAATTATGCGCGCTACTAACTTTTTTGTCTTCCCTTCTCGCTATGAACCCTTTGGACTCGTTGTGTTAGAGGCTATGGCAAGTGGCTTACCGGTGATCACAATCAAATCTGTGGGGGCAGCTGATTTAGTTACCTCTGATTGCGGTTTAGTTTTATCAGACTCGGAAAACATTTCGGCTTTAACCGAAGCCCTCACTACCCTAAGTAACAATCTTAATCTTAGGACTCGAATGGGAAAAGCTGCTAGAACCATAGCCGAACAATATAGCTGGAAGACTATGGCACAGCATTATTTAGATTTATTTGAAAAGACAACCCAATAA
- a CDS encoding glycosyltransferase family 2 protein, with amino-acid sequence MKITLIIPTYRRPQDLARCLEAIKAQTRPVDELLIIVRDTDELTQTFLQIYNSEFLPLKVLSVTTPGVIAAMNVGLEAASGDIISFTDDDAAPHPDWLELIECHFVVDENLVGLGGRDWVYLDKQLHPGKLTEKVGQVQWFGRVIGNHHLGTGWLKNVDVIKGVNMSFRRRAIAQLRFDPRMRGSGAQVHFELAFCLALKRKGAKIIYDPTVAVNHYPAQRFDEDQRSDFNQTAYINQVHNETLSSRGDDWLKPLAV; translated from the coding sequence ATGAAAATTACCCTGATTATTCCAACTTATCGTCGCCCACAAGACTTAGCACGATGCTTAGAAGCGATTAAAGCTCAAACTCGTCCGGTGGATGAACTTCTAATTATTGTCCGAGACACGGATGAACTCACTCAAACCTTTCTGCAAATCTATAATTCAGAATTTTTACCCTTAAAAGTCTTATCGGTAACCACGCCAGGGGTTATTGCCGCTATGAATGTTGGGCTTGAAGCTGCTTCAGGAGATATTATTAGCTTTACCGATGACGATGCAGCCCCTCATCCTGATTGGCTAGAACTAATTGAATGTCATTTTGTGGTAGATGAAAATCTTGTCGGTTTAGGAGGGCGGGATTGGGTTTATCTAGACAAGCAATTACATCCAGGCAAATTAACTGAGAAAGTCGGGCAAGTGCAATGGTTTGGACGAGTCATTGGCAACCATCATCTCGGAACAGGCTGGTTAAAGAATGTCGATGTGATTAAAGGCGTAAATATGAGTTTTCGTCGTCGCGCGATCGCGCAATTAAGGTTTGACCCCCGAATGCGAGGGAGTGGCGCACAAGTCCACTTTGAACTTGCATTTTGTCTTGCCCTAAAACGGAAGGGAGCAAAAATTATTTACGATCCCACTGTCGCCGTTAACCACTATCCTGCCCAACGTTTTGATGAAGATCAACGCAGTGACTTCAACCAAACCGCTTACATCAATCAAGTTCATAATGAAACCTTGAGCTCAAGGGGTGACGACTGGCTTAAGCCCCTTGCTGTATAA
- a CDS encoding glycosyltransferase family 2 protein: protein MKLSACITTRNRTKELDLCLNALWNSTVKPAHVIVSDDSPNQEVQQQNRCITEKYPGTIYLTGPQRGVCPNRNNAVNAIPNTDLVCFIDDDVCVQPNFIASALEQYQQMPSEDKNRVIISGISQYPDGYELKPGKLTFRGYFTSSEIPETVVIHATVFPRIFFYQEQWDENIFFGYEDAELCLRALKKGYKIIHDQNLKVFNRKNNGMLDYKVNINYLTQCQIYSEAARLYVGIKRYKYITPNYLKLFFFLFLYINHMTIYLLRKSSFLSWIPIIKKSNIHKLI, encoded by the coding sequence ATGAAACTATCTGCTTGCATTACAACTAGAAATCGGACAAAGGAGCTAGACCTTTGTTTAAATGCCCTTTGGAATTCTACGGTTAAGCCTGCTCATGTTATTGTTTCTGATGACTCACCTAATCAGGAAGTTCAACAGCAAAATCGTTGCATTACTGAAAAATATCCTGGAACTATTTATCTTACTGGTCCCCAAAGGGGTGTCTGTCCTAATCGTAATAATGCTGTGAATGCTATACCTAATACTGACTTAGTATGCTTTATTGACGATGATGTTTGTGTACAACCTAATTTTATAGCTTCTGCTTTAGAGCAATATCAGCAAATGCCTTCAGAAGATAAAAATCGAGTTATTATTTCAGGAATTAGTCAATATCCAGATGGGTATGAACTAAAACCTGGGAAACTAACTTTTCGTGGCTATTTTACGTCTAGCGAAATCCCTGAAACCGTTGTAATCCATGCAACAGTCTTTCCCAGAATCTTTTTTTATCAAGAACAGTGGGATGAAAATATTTTCTTTGGCTATGAAGATGCTGAACTTTGTCTTCGGGCCTTAAAGAAAGGCTATAAAATTATTCATGATCAAAATCTTAAAGTTTTTAATAGAAAAAATAATGGAATGCTCGATTATAAAGTAAATATTAATTATTTAACTCAATGCCAGATTTATTCAGAAGCTGCTCGGCTTTACGTAGGTATTAAACGTTATAAATATATAACCCCTAACTACTTAAAATTGTTTTTTTTCTTGTTTTTATATATTAATCATATGACAATTTATCTTTTGCGAAAAAGCTCATTTCTCTCTTGGATTCCAATTATAAAAAAATCTAATATTCATAAATTAATATAA
- a CDS encoding glycosyltransferase family 2 protein: MPHPTSVAICIPTYNQAKYLPESVISACQQTYPHVEVWVSDDASTDETPTVMSQLRQKFPQIRYYRQPKNLGIAANNTWLLSQPNTPYIVRLDSDDILKPNYLEILVPLMEKYADAGYAHAAVEQIDEYGKKHGIRRLARNEEFWNGEKELKAAVSGFRMAANLCLFRAAALHELNVYQDRPEFVEDYDLIVRMADVGYGNIYSDQILGSYRVWTDTKAVRPKRKALELRGLIRIYEESLLPAFARRNWNPKPIQQQRCRLALIHAPYCFRPLFTSAERKELVDLLKALGDSPALRLRLVALHCGFRPFLEWRYSAEIKLKRTIKDCLISLKTLRTNPLN; the protein is encoded by the coding sequence ATGCCACATCCCACATCAGTTGCTATTTGTATCCCTACTTATAACCAAGCCAAGTATTTACCAGAATCGGTTATTAGTGCTTGCCAACAGACCTATCCCCATGTTGAAGTCTGGGTTTCTGATGATGCCAGTACCGATGAAACCCCAACAGTGATGAGTCAACTTCGTCAAAAATTTCCACAAATCCGTTACTATCGTCAACCGAAAAATTTAGGAATTGCAGCCAATAATACGTGGTTACTCAGCCAACCCAACACTCCATATATTGTTCGTCTTGACTCCGATGACATCTTAAAGCCGAATTATCTAGAAATCTTAGTCCCGCTAATGGAGAAATATGCTGATGCTGGCTATGCCCATGCAGCAGTTGAGCAAATTGATGAATATGGAAAAAAACACGGAATTCGTCGATTAGCGAGAAATGAAGAATTTTGGAATGGTGAAAAAGAACTCAAAGCAGCTGTTTCAGGATTTCGGATGGCAGCAAACCTTTGTCTTTTTCGGGCTGCAGCCTTGCATGAATTAAACGTATATCAAGATCGTCCTGAATTTGTAGAAGATTACGACTTGATTGTTCGCATGGCAGATGTAGGTTATGGCAATATTTATAGCGATCAAATTTTAGGCTCTTATCGGGTTTGGACAGACACCAAAGCTGTGCGCCCAAAACGGAAAGCCCTAGAGTTACGAGGATTAATCCGAATTTATGAGGAAAGTCTGTTGCCAGCCTTTGCCAGACGAAACTGGAATCCTAAGCCGATTCAGCAACAACGCTGTCGATTAGCCTTAATTCATGCCCCTTACTGTTTCCGTCCTCTATTTACAAGTGCGGAACGAAAGGAATTAGTGGATTTGTTAAAAGCACTAGGAGATTCTCCAGCTCTAAGACTGCGCTTAGTCGCTTTACATTGTGGTTTCCGTCCCTTCTTAGAATGGCGCTACTCAGCAGAAATTAAATTA
- a CDS encoding IS630 family transposase, whose protein sequence is MQLKDARSLPPQAQQAIRKRAVMAVIENKRSQGEVAQEFGVTRTAVNQWVQRYRRGGETALKACKQGRREHPTLARSQVTTITRLIRDYSPEQLQLPFTLWTRQAVSQLIEQCWGITLSQTTIGRYLRRWGLSPQKPAKCAREQCPHQLQHWLTHEYPAIHKRAQQEGAEIHWGDEMGLRSDHQAGTCWSEVGKTPIVEGTGQRFSCNLISALTNRGTLRFQVFQGGFNSDVFLEFLRRLIRSRENKVFLIVDRHPVHRSRKVQQWVAQHQDELELFYLPPYSPERNPDEFLNQDIKSNAMRRQRPRNRNELMKRVRSYLYSLQKCPERISRYFWAQPVQYAGL, encoded by the coding sequence ATGCAATTAAAAGACGCTCGGAGTTTACCCCCTCAAGCTCAACAAGCAATCCGTAAAAGGGCGGTCATGGCAGTGATTGAGAACAAACGTTCTCAAGGAGAAGTGGCCCAAGAGTTTGGAGTTACTCGTACAGCAGTTAATCAGTGGGTGCAACGTTACCGTCGTGGGGGTGAGACAGCTCTCAAAGCTTGTAAACAAGGTCGTCGTGAGCATCCTACCTTGGCGCGATCGCAGGTAACGACAATTACTCGTCTCATTCGGGATTACAGCCCAGAACAACTACAACTGCCATTTACTCTCTGGACTCGACAAGCCGTATCTCAGCTCATTGAACAATGTTGGGGAATTACTCTTTCTCAAACGACGATTGGTCGTTATCTGCGTCGTTGGGGACTGTCTCCACAAAAGCCTGCCAAATGCGCTCGTGAGCAATGTCCTCACCAGCTTCAGCATTGGTTAACTCATGAATATCCAGCGATTCACAAGCGAGCACAGCAGGAAGGAGCTGAGATTCATTGGGGTGATGAAATGGGATTGCGTTCGGACCATCAAGCAGGGACTTGTTGGTCTGAGGTAGGGAAAACGCCAATTGTAGAAGGAACTGGGCAACGTTTCAGTTGCAACTTAATTTCCGCCCTGACCAATCGAGGAACCCTACGCTTTCAAGTATTTCAAGGGGGATTTAATAGCGATGTCTTTTTGGAATTTTTACGCCGATTAATTCGCTCCAGGGAAAACAAAGTTTTTTTGATTGTAGATCGCCACCCAGTACATCGCTCCCGTAAAGTTCAACAATGGGTAGCTCAACATCAGGATGAATTGGAACTGTTTTATCTTCCCCCCTACAGCCCAGAACGAAATCCCGATGAATTTCTCAATCAGGACATTAAAAGCAATGCTATGAGACGACAAAGACCCCGTAATCGTAATGAACTCATGAAAAGGGTTCGCTCTTATTTATACAGTCTTCAGAAATGTCCCGAACGTATTAGTCGTTATTTTTGGGCTCAGCCAGTTCAATATGCTGGCCTTTAG
- a CDS encoding IS4 family transposase codes for MLPKLYRNHLANRLTRAQLLSLEIWVWLLQVHKNVKIEKLAAYYPLPIKYESRRRRLQRFLVLPSLSMALIWFPIIKEIIKLIHPSNQPLYLALDRTQWQDKNLFVVAFIHQKRALPIYWQFLSKKGASNLKEQKALLKPILKLLRGYRLIILGDREFHSIELAKWLRREKVGFVLRQKKDRNIQVKGKDCQSLSCFDFQPGDSHFFPNIKVGKNGFGQFSVAVKWKKKYRGSVEKEPWYLLTNLPDLDSAIKAYQKRMGIEAMFKDCKIGGYNLEGSKASVKRLSNLVLLCAIAYTVSSLKGQSIRFKGQQEYLGRLRTVKQKMTKNSNFLIGLYGQTWIITQIFVKDWVEELMSLNRNKFPFYQKGLRAMELIQQGA; via the coding sequence ATGCTACCAAAATTATATCGCAATCACCTTGCTAATCGACTCACTCGTGCCCAATTATTAAGCCTAGAAATCTGGGTATGGCTGTTACAAGTTCATAAAAATGTGAAAATCGAAAAACTAGCTGCGTACTATCCTTTACCGATTAAGTATGAAAGTCGTCGCCGTCGTCTTCAAAGATTTCTAGTGCTTCCTTCCCTGTCCATGGCCCTAATTTGGTTTCCAATCATTAAAGAAATTATTAAACTCATTCACCCAAGTAATCAACCTCTTTACTTAGCTTTAGACAGAACGCAGTGGCAAGATAAAAACTTGTTTGTTGTCGCCTTCATTCATCAGAAACGAGCTCTTCCCATTTATTGGCAATTTTTATCAAAGAAAGGAGCCAGTAATTTAAAAGAACAAAAAGCTTTACTCAAACCGATTTTGAAACTTCTGAGAGGTTATCGATTAATCATTTTAGGAGACCGTGAATTTCATAGCATCGAGCTGGCTAAATGGTTACGGAGAGAGAAAGTGGGCTTTGTTCTGCGTCAGAAAAAAGACCGAAACATTCAAGTCAAAGGAAAAGATTGTCAATCTCTTAGTTGCTTCGACTTTCAACCAGGAGACTCTCATTTCTTTCCTAATATAAAAGTGGGTAAAAACGGATTCGGTCAATTTTCTGTTGCCGTTAAATGGAAAAAGAAATACCGAGGAAGTGTCGAAAAAGAGCCTTGGTATCTTCTGACTAATCTTCCCGATCTCGACTCGGCAATCAAAGCTTATCAAAAGCGTATGGGAATCGAAGCCATGTTTAAGGATTGTAAGATCGGAGGTTATAATTTAGAAGGCTCTAAGGCTTCAGTAAAAAGACTAAGTAATTTGGTTTTGTTGTGCGCGATCGCGTACACGGTCTCCAGTTTAAAGGGGCAATCCATTCGGTTCAAAGGTCAACAAGAATATCTTGGTCGTCTGAGAACAGTGAAGCAAAAAATGACGAAAAATAGTAATTTCTTAATCGGCTTATATGGTCAAACTTGGATCATCACTCAGATTTTTGTCAAAGATTGGGTAGAAGAATTGATGAGTCTTAATCGCAATAAGTTTCCCTTTTATCAGAAAGGGTTAAGAGCTATGGAACTTATACAGCAAGGGGCTTAA
- a CDS encoding glycosyltransferase family 2 protein, translating into MKVSVLVSNYNYAQYLESTINSVLNQTYRNYEIIIVDDGSTDNSYQVIEQLHQKAPDKITSIFQENQGQGAAFNTAFEASSGEIIAFLDADDIWLPNKLKKIVDIFRSQSDIIGIMHPLNVIDSDDKIINHGKYGWIPDDNLAKIILKTGNAWHYPPTSGLAYRRSALNKVFPIDPVKWRLCADGCLVFCTAFLGEVVGLNDPLANYRIHDSNNHASSNLTVEKQQRSQSGIEMTNQYLNNFLKYIQYPEKVSLLRNLPYRRTQYYLQKKWDFAEGIEVSKLILDWHFYSKAKKKNISFDFGSKILVF; encoded by the coding sequence ATGAAAGTTTCTGTTCTAGTCTCTAACTACAACTATGCTCAATACCTTGAATCGACAATTAATTCTGTTCTTAATCAAACTTATCGCAATTATGAAATTATCATTGTTGATGATGGTTCTACTGATAATAGCTATCAAGTAATTGAACAACTACACCAGAAAGCCCCTGATAAAATCACCTCAATTTTTCAAGAAAATCAGGGACAAGGGGCTGCTTTTAATACCGCTTTTGAAGCATCAAGTGGCGAAATTATCGCTTTTTTGGATGCCGATGATATTTGGCTACCCAATAAATTAAAAAAGATTGTCGATATTTTTAGGAGTCAATCCGACATTATTGGTATAATGCACCCTCTCAATGTCATTGATAGTGATGACAAGATTATTAATCACGGTAAATATGGATGGATTCCAGATGATAACTTAGCCAAAATTATTCTTAAAACAGGGAATGCTTGGCACTATCCTCCTACTTCTGGGTTAGCTTATCGTCGTAGTGCCCTTAATAAAGTTTTTCCAATTGATCCTGTTAAGTGGCGTTTGTGTGCTGACGGCTGTCTGGTTTTTTGTACTGCCTTTTTAGGGGAAGTGGTGGGATTAAATGATCCATTAGCAAATTATCGGATTCATGATTCTAATAATCATGCTAGTAGTAATTTGACAGTTGAAAAACAGCAGCGATCACAATCTGGAATTGAAATGACAAATCAATATCTAAATAATTTTCTCAAATATATTCAATATCCTGAAAAAGTGAGCTTATTACGGAATTTACCTTATCGGCGAACTCAATACTATCTACAAAAAAAATGGGATTTCGCAGAAGGAATAGAAGTTTCAAAACTAATTTTAGATTGGCACTTTTATAGCAAAGCAAAAAAAAAAAATATCTCATTCGATTTTGGCTCAAAAATCTTAGTTTTTTAG